The Herminiimonas arsenitoxidans sequence CTAGCCTGTCGCAGATCGTCAGCCAGGGCGGTGGCAAGAAATTCCACGTCGTGTATTCGTCGAAAGATGCACCTGGCCTGATCGCCGACGTGCTGGTGTTCAACGACAAGTACATCAAGTCCAATCCGAAAGAAATCAAAGGCATTATCCAGTCCTATCTCGATGGGCTCGCTTACATGAAAGCCAAGCCAGATGAAGCTGCCAAGATCATTGGCAAGTTCATGGGTATCTCGGCCAAGGAAGTGAAGGAACAACTGTCCGGCGTCTACAACATTCCATTGGCTGAAATGCCGAAGGCTTATGTGAAGTCAAGCGAGACCACGTCCTACTACGCCAGCGGCGACATCATCAGCAGCATTCTGAAAGCGAAGGGTCAGATCAAGACCATTCCGCCGACCGAATCGACCATCGATGCACAGTTCGTCACCGAATTGCAGAAGAAGTAATGAGAGCGGCCGGGTCGGCCTATGCGTGACATTCCATCGCTTTGCAGATGGATGTCAGACGCGGACCGATCTCGGCCTGTCTTGATATAGAGAGGTAACAATGATTGCGCAATACTATCGATATCCAGATGGCACCTTGCCGAACACGGCAGCGATGGCATTTACATTGCTGGGTTATCCATTGGGTATAGCTTTGCTGGTACAGCCGTTCTGGCTGGCCAAGGCGGCCGGCTTTTTGCTGGTGACGCTGACGCTGATCTGGTCTGCCTACTTCATCCATGAATACGCGCATCAGGCGATTTTCAAGACGCCTGAAGCAAACGCGCGTTGGGGCACGGTCATGACGTGGATCAATGGCAGCTGCTATGCGAAGTTTGCCGATTTGCGCCGCAAGCACATGCGACATCACGTCGAACGCGCCGATGTTATTACCTTCCATGTGCAGGGTTTTCTGAACAACGGACCGGCCTGGCTGCGCAAGTTGGTGCTGGTGCTGGAATGGGCGTATATCCCTGCGGTTGAATTCATCATGCACGCCTATGTGATGGCGCTGCCCTTCATCAAGCCGAGTGCAGATAAATCGCGCACCCGCATCATCGCCATTTTTATCGTACGCACTGTTGCGTTTGCGGCACTGGCCTGGTATTCGTTGTCGGCGCTGGTGCTGTATGCGATTGCGTATGTCGTGTTCATTACCGTGCTGCGTTTTGCCGATTGCTTTCAGCATACATACGATGCGTATCCGATACTCGACGAGTCGCCGATACCGAACGACAAGGTGCGCGATCGTGCTTACGAGCAAGCCAATACCTACAGCAATGTGGTTGGCATCGACAGCAAATGGCTGAACATGCTGTGGCTCAATTTTGGCTTTCACAACGCGCATCACGCACGGCCCACGATCCCGTGGTACCGACTGCCTGCCTTCCATCGCGAACTGTACGATGCAGCTAACAGCCAGGTGATCCCGGTACGCATACTGCTGAAAAGTTTCCACATCAATCGCGTCAAGCGCGTGCTGTCCGCAGATTACGGACAGGTGTTGCCACCGGACGTCAATGGTCGCGCCGATGGTTTTCTTGGTGCAGTTGGCGTGTCGTTTCTAACTGCCATTTGAGCAAGCGCAGCACATGACGATC is a genomic window containing:
- a CDS encoding fatty acid desaturase family protein: MIAQYYRYPDGTLPNTAAMAFTLLGYPLGIALLVQPFWLAKAAGFLLVTLTLIWSAYFIHEYAHQAIFKTPEANARWGTVMTWINGSCYAKFADLRRKHMRHHVERADVITFHVQGFLNNGPAWLRKLVLVLEWAYIPAVEFIMHAYVMALPFIKPSADKSRTRIIAIFIVRTVAFAALAWYSLSALVLYAIAYVVFITVLRFADCFQHTYDAYPILDESPIPNDKVRDRAYEQANTYSNVVGIDSKWLNMLWLNFGFHNAHHARPTIPWYRLPAFHRELYDAANSQVIPVRILLKSFHINRVKRVLSADYGQVLPPDVNGRADGFLGAVGVSFLTAI